Proteins encoded in a region of the Psychromicrobium lacuslunae genome:
- the trpS gene encoding tryptophan--tRNA ligase has protein sequence MSEIQRARILSGMQPSADSLHLGNYLGALLNWVRMQEEYDAFFFIPDLHAITVPQDPEILARRTRVTAAQYIAGGVDVEKSTLFVQSHVPEHTQLAWVFNCLTGFGEASRMTQFKDKSQKQGTDSASVGLFTYPILQAADILLYNPQFVPVGEDQRQHVELSRDLAQRFNSRFSETFVVPQPAIQKDTAKIYDLQNPTAKMSKSAQSPAGLINLLDDAKTIAKRIKSAVTDDGTEIRFDRENKPGVSNLLTIHSVITGHTVDELEEQYQGKMYGHLKVDLAEIVVDRLGPIKSRAEELLADPAELDRLLAVGAQKARDIAAETVEQVYRKVGFLPALPLGAEDN, from the coding sequence ATGTCTGAGATTCAACGCGCCAGGATCCTTTCTGGCATGCAGCCTTCCGCTGATTCCCTGCACCTGGGGAACTACCTGGGCGCCTTGCTGAATTGGGTGCGGATGCAGGAGGAATACGACGCTTTCTTCTTCATTCCCGATCTGCATGCCATCACGGTGCCCCAGGATCCGGAGATTCTGGCGCGTCGTACTCGGGTGACCGCTGCGCAGTACATCGCTGGCGGTGTTGACGTTGAGAAATCAACGCTTTTTGTGCAGTCGCATGTGCCGGAGCACACTCAGCTAGCCTGGGTTTTCAATTGTTTGACCGGTTTTGGTGAAGCTTCCCGGATGACTCAGTTCAAAGACAAGAGTCAGAAGCAGGGGACCGACAGCGCCAGCGTTGGCCTTTTCACCTACCCGATCCTGCAAGCGGCGGACATTTTGCTCTACAACCCGCAATTTGTGCCGGTTGGCGAGGATCAGCGGCAGCATGTTGAACTCAGCCGTGATCTGGCGCAACGCTTCAACTCCCGTTTCTCCGAGACTTTTGTGGTGCCGCAACCGGCGATCCAGAAGGACACCGCGAAGATTTACGATTTGCAGAATCCAACCGCGAAAATGTCTAAGTCCGCGCAGTCTCCGGCGGGCCTGATCAATCTGCTCGACGATGCCAAGACTATTGCAAAGCGAATTAAGTCGGCAGTGACCGACGATGGCACCGAAATCCGCTTTGATCGGGAGAACAAACCGGGCGTCTCTAATTTGCTCACCATTCACTCGGTGATCACCGGGCACACGGTGGACGAGCTCGAAGAGCAATATCAAGGCAAGATGTACGGTCATCTCAAGGTCGATCTGGCTGAGATCGTGGTGGATCGACTAGGCCCGATCAAGAGCCGAGCCGAGGAGCTTTTGGCTGATCCGGCTGAGCTGGATCGATTGCTCGCCGTCGGTGCGCAGAAAGCACGTGATATCGCCGCTGAAACAGTTGAACAGGTGTACCGGAAGGTAGGATTCCTGCCCGCTTTGCCGCTTGGGGCCGAGGATAACTAG
- a CDS encoding exodeoxyribonuclease III, translating into MSTPSIEKAKNALRVASVNVNGIRASYRKGMAEWLPSRDVDILCLQEVRAPDDVVEGYLSEDWHLLLAAAEAKGRAGVAIASRKDSVEPIATRIGIGDDYFATAGRWVEADYRLSDGKQLTVVSAYVHSGEVDTPKQVDKYRFLDVMITRLPQLAAHSDYALVVGDLNVGHTTLDIKNWKGNVKNAGFLPEERAYFDRFFGEEIGWKDVHRELSGPVEGPYTWWSQRGQAFDNDTGWRIDYQMANPALAAAASSAVVDRAASYDLRWSDHAPLVVDYTIR; encoded by the coding sequence GTGAGTACTCCAAGCATAGAAAAAGCGAAGAACGCGCTCCGCGTGGCTTCCGTCAATGTGAACGGAATCCGGGCCTCCTACCGCAAGGGAATGGCCGAATGGCTGCCCTCGCGTGATGTTGACATCCTGTGCCTGCAAGAAGTTCGTGCCCCAGACGACGTGGTCGAGGGGTATCTTTCCGAGGACTGGCACCTGCTGCTGGCCGCTGCGGAAGCCAAGGGCCGGGCCGGGGTCGCGATTGCGTCGCGAAAGGACTCCGTTGAGCCGATTGCTACCCGAATCGGCATCGGCGATGACTACTTTGCTACCGCCGGTCGTTGGGTCGAGGCGGATTACCGGCTCTCTGACGGCAAGCAGCTCACCGTGGTGAGCGCCTATGTGCACTCCGGCGAGGTTGATACGCCTAAACAGGTCGATAAGTACCGCTTCTTAGATGTGATGATTACCCGGCTGCCGCAGCTGGCTGCGCACTCGGACTATGCCCTGGTGGTGGGTGACCTCAACGTTGGGCACACCACCTTGGACATTAAGAACTGGAAAGGCAACGTCAAGAACGCTGGCTTCCTGCCCGAGGAACGTGCCTATTTCGACCGTTTCTTCGGCGAGGAAATCGGTTGGAAGGACGTGCACCGCGAACTTTCCGGACCGGTAGAAGGTCCCTATACCTGGTGGTCACAGCGTGGCCAGGCCTTCGATAACGACACCGGTTGGCGGATTGACTACCAGATGGCTAACCCGGCGCTTGCGGCAGCTGCCAGCTCGGCCGTGGTTGATCGCGCCGCGAGCTATGACTTGCGCTGGTCCGATCACGCCCCGCTCGTCGTCGATTACACCATCCGCTGA
- a CDS encoding sensor histidine kinase codes for MTPRPFQLLTRLPRADLGIALFYLVFGAIVQLAGINILSSFPLHLGLGPALWPVALLLGCAGVTLRSTRPKLMITLCAIAAALALLSDAGIICLLLVFEIIFSGVLYGSERLSRASQLVAVLLSVLSVLWAVAATANLQAILAFALQAVIVFLTPMWWAGNVRTHRQIAQAEQQRADQAAQLVAQERRLAALDTQLAIATERSRMARDLHDVIAGRLSAIALQSEAALRSTDPELQSEVLQTARRSSVQALTDMRQMIDMLHGGGPDPDSRQSAGAADLAAELRALAKNSSSLDAEIELDFSAVPEISAGSANTLYRICQEALVNAAKHAPGQRILIDLHAAGEDVVLRVYNRLPKELPAPQGTGRGLQNMAFRAQQLGGTFAASAIAEQWQLETRIPR; via the coding sequence ATGACGCCGCGGCCCTTTCAACTGTTGACTCGGCTGCCACGCGCCGACTTGGGCATTGCGCTGTTCTATCTAGTTTTCGGTGCGATCGTACAACTCGCTGGAATCAATATCCTGAGCAGTTTCCCTTTGCATCTTGGTCTGGGCCCGGCGCTCTGGCCGGTGGCATTGCTGCTCGGCTGCGCGGGGGTGACACTACGCAGTACCCGGCCAAAGTTAATGATCACGCTGTGTGCGATAGCGGCAGCGCTGGCCTTGCTCAGCGATGCGGGCATTATCTGCCTGCTGCTCGTTTTCGAAATAATCTTCAGCGGTGTGCTCTACGGTTCGGAGCGGTTGAGTCGGGCCAGCCAGCTGGTGGCCGTGCTGCTGAGCGTGCTGAGCGTGCTCTGGGCGGTGGCGGCGACCGCGAACTTACAAGCCATTCTGGCTTTCGCGCTACAGGCAGTGATTGTCTTCCTCACCCCAATGTGGTGGGCAGGCAATGTCCGCACGCATCGGCAGATCGCTCAGGCTGAACAGCAAAGGGCCGATCAGGCGGCCCAGTTAGTAGCTCAGGAACGACGGCTCGCGGCACTTGACACCCAGCTCGCCATTGCCACCGAGCGCAGCAGAATGGCTCGGGATCTCCATGATGTGATCGCTGGCAGACTTTCCGCGATTGCGCTGCAGAGCGAGGCAGCTCTGCGCAGCACAGACCCCGAGCTGCAAAGTGAGGTGCTGCAAACCGCGCGGCGCAGCTCAGTGCAAGCGTTGACTGATATGCGGCAGATGATCGATATGCTGCATGGCGGCGGCCCCGATCCCGATTCGCGGCAATCTGCTGGCGCGGCTGATCTAGCGGCCGAGCTCCGCGCGCTCGCCAAGAACAGCAGTTCACTAGATGCCGAGATCGAACTGGACTTTAGCGCTGTGCCGGAGATTTCGGCGGGCAGCGCCAATACGCTGTACCGAATCTGCCAGGAAGCCTTGGTCAACGCGGCAAAACACGCTCCCGGGCAGCGCATTCTGATTGACTTGCACGCCGCCGGCGAGGACGTGGTACTTCGGGTGTATAACCGGCTACCGAAGGAACTACCCGCCCCGCAGGGCACGGGCCGCGGTTTGCAGAATATGGCCTTCCGCGCACAGCAATTGGGCGGCACCTTTGCTGCATCGGCGATAGCTGAGCAGTGGCAACTCGAAACCCGGATCCCCCGATGA
- a CDS encoding HNH endonuclease family protein, with amino-acid sequence MMLKRLGFVIGALLALILFIPVGAANAVLPTLPSVATSQQSLNALTVAAEGPMTGYSRSEFPTWITISGTCDTRETVLKRDGKNVVTDSACKATSGSWTSAYDNVTITDSSSLDIDHMVPLAEAWRSGAANWSIDDRKKFANDLTRPQLLAVSASANRSKGDQDPAQWMPTNSSFRCDYTKAWIAVKSYWNLTIDSAEKSALQKELNAC; translated from the coding sequence ATGATGCTCAAACGCCTCGGCTTCGTGATCGGCGCCCTGCTCGCCCTGATTCTCTTCATCCCGGTGGGAGCGGCAAACGCTGTGCTGCCGACGCTGCCCTCGGTCGCCACCTCCCAGCAATCGCTCAACGCGCTCACGGTGGCGGCGGAGGGCCCGATGACCGGTTATTCTCGTTCGGAGTTCCCTACCTGGATCACCATTTCCGGAACTTGCGACACTCGCGAGACGGTGCTCAAGCGGGATGGCAAGAACGTGGTGACAGATTCGGCTTGTAAAGCGACCTCGGGGAGCTGGACGAGCGCTTACGATAATGTCACGATCACCGATTCCTCATCGCTCGATATCGATCACATGGTGCCGCTAGCTGAGGCTTGGCGTTCCGGTGCCGCAAACTGGAGCATCGATGACCGGAAGAAGTTTGCCAACGACCTGACTCGGCCGCAACTGCTAGCGGTTTCTGCTTCCGCTAACCGCTCCAAGGGCGATCAGGACCCGGCACAGTGGATGCCCACGAACTCCAGCTTCCGCTGCGACTACACAAAGGCCTGGATCGCGGTAAAGTCCTACTGGAATCTCACCATTGATAGCGCAGAAAAGTCGGCACTACAGAAGGAACTCAATGCCTGCTGA
- a CDS encoding succinate dehydrogenase iron-sulfur subunit, producing the protein MTTAIETAETAPEPASKVTLPASVGGGGEIPTFDITLKVRRYNPEAGGPDGEEAHWDEWKLTMYGTDRVLDALHKVKWEHDGSLSFRRSCAHGVCGSDAMRINGRNRLACKTLLKDLDTSKPITVEPIKGLPVEKDLIVDMEPFFQSYREIMPFLINKGHEPTKERLQSAEERERFDDTTKCILCAACTSSCPVFWTDGQYFGPAAIVNAHRFIFDSRDDAGDMRLEILNDKEGVWRCRTTFNCSEACPRGIQVTKAISEVKQAILSRQI; encoded by the coding sequence ATGACAACCGCGATTGAGACCGCCGAAACCGCCCCGGAACCGGCATCAAAGGTTACTTTGCCTGCCAGTGTGGGCGGCGGTGGCGAAATCCCCACCTTCGATATCACCCTCAAGGTGCGCCGTTACAACCCTGAAGCAGGCGGACCCGACGGCGAGGAGGCGCACTGGGATGAGTGGAAGCTCACCATGTACGGCACCGACCGGGTGCTTGATGCGCTGCACAAGGTGAAGTGGGAGCACGACGGCTCGCTGTCCTTCCGCCGCTCCTGCGCACACGGTGTCTGCGGCTCGGATGCGATGCGAATCAATGGCCGGAACCGCTTGGCTTGTAAGACGCTGCTGAAGGACCTGGACACCAGCAAGCCGATCACCGTGGAGCCAATCAAGGGTCTGCCGGTGGAAAAAGATCTGATTGTGGATATGGAGCCGTTCTTCCAGTCCTACCGTGAGATCATGCCGTTCTTGATCAACAAGGGCCATGAACCGACCAAGGAACGCCTGCAGTCCGCCGAAGAGCGCGAACGTTTCGACGACACCACCAAGTGCATCCTGTGCGCCGCCTGCACCTCGAGTTGCCCGGTGTTCTGGACCGACGGCCAGTACTTCGGACCGGCAGCGATCGTGAATGCACACCGTTTCATTTTCGACTCCCGCGATGACGCTGGAGATATGAGGCTGGAGATCCTGAACGATAAGGAAGGCGTCTGGCGCTGCCGGACCACCTTCAACTGCTCGGAAGCCTGCCCGCGTGGCATTCAGGTCACCAAGGCCATCTCAGAGGTCAAGCAAGCCATCCTGAGCCGCCAAATCTAG
- a CDS encoding 2'-5' RNA ligase family protein produces MSEIEPGEQVAGDQPRLVGVVVALPEPFASELKSWRASFGDPLAEVVPGHITLVTTTPAEDWQAVLEHVRAVAAEQHGFQVQLQGTGAFRPVSPVVYLNVVRGFEDCVALHEKLQDGPLARDLPFPFYPHVTVAHDVSELAMDEAQRRLASYQAEFPVDSMGLYEHDADGVWQLQEELFFGGQEDSES; encoded by the coding sequence ATGTCGGAAATTGAACCGGGGGAGCAGGTAGCGGGCGATCAACCGCGCTTGGTCGGTGTCGTAGTAGCCCTGCCGGAACCTTTCGCCAGCGAACTGAAAAGCTGGCGTGCCTCCTTTGGCGACCCACTCGCCGAGGTGGTCCCGGGCCACATCACTTTGGTCACCACCACGCCCGCAGAAGACTGGCAAGCGGTGCTGGAACACGTCCGGGCGGTGGCCGCTGAGCAGCATGGTTTCCAGGTTCAACTGCAAGGCACCGGGGCTTTCCGACCGGTGTCCCCGGTGGTATATCTCAATGTGGTGAGAGGTTTTGAGGACTGCGTCGCCTTGCATGAAAAACTCCAGGACGGACCGCTGGCCAGAGATTTGCCGTTCCCGTTCTATCCTCATGTCACGGTGGCCCACGATGTCTCCGAACTGGCCATGGACGAGGCGCAGCGACGCCTTGCTTCCTATCAAGCTGAGTTCCCAGTGGATAGCATGGGACTGTATGAGCACGACGCCGACGGCGTGTGGCAACTGCAGGAGGAGCTGTTTTTTGGCGGTCAGGAAGATTCCGAAAGCTAA
- a CDS encoding YihY/virulence factor BrkB family protein, giving the protein MAVRKIPKAKQAAVLTPAPTDRKELERRLLLKRVELSKAKRKAPGAPNPLQARVEYYLAALNLFRPMRAFQTYSLRHGPLLAAGSAYNMFFSVAAMLVAGFSILGIVANGNRDLQNIVIDAVNKSTPGLIKMSDGESGLATPQDLFNAGSGFGWALVISLAALLLTSLGWIGGLREGVRGIFDSGPLMTNPILLKLKDAATLVVLGIVLVITSVISVGVVTALDSVIAALSLDPASVRPITYIASLLVLLLLDLAVCMALFRVVSAVTMPRGVLWQTALIAAVGSTVLRALSSLLLANVAGKNPLLAPFSVILGLFVWFYLLSQVYLIAAGWGAVGKADAEQGRTTQPA; this is encoded by the coding sequence TTGGCGGTCAGGAAGATTCCGAAAGCTAAGCAGGCGGCGGTATTGACGCCGGCTCCCACCGATCGTAAGGAGCTTGAGCGGCGGCTGCTACTGAAGCGGGTAGAGCTCAGCAAGGCGAAGCGCAAAGCCCCCGGCGCACCGAATCCGCTGCAAGCGCGAGTCGAGTACTATCTTGCCGCGCTCAACCTCTTCAGACCGATGCGTGCCTTCCAGACTTACTCCTTGCGGCACGGTCCGCTGCTGGCAGCCGGCTCTGCCTACAATATGTTCTTCTCGGTGGCTGCCATGCTGGTAGCGGGGTTCTCCATTCTCGGCATCGTGGCAAACGGGAACCGGGACCTGCAGAATATCGTGATCGATGCGGTGAATAAATCGACACCGGGCCTGATCAAGATGTCTGATGGCGAAAGCGGTCTGGCCACTCCTCAGGATTTGTTCAATGCCGGCAGCGGTTTCGGCTGGGCGTTGGTGATTTCTCTGGCCGCACTGCTGCTCACCTCGCTGGGCTGGATCGGTGGCCTGCGGGAGGGCGTCAGGGGTATTTTTGATTCCGGCCCGTTGATGACGAATCCAATACTGCTCAAACTGAAGGATGCCGCCACCCTGGTGGTGCTGGGGATAGTTCTGGTGATCACCTCGGTAATCAGTGTTGGGGTGGTGACCGCTTTGGACAGCGTGATAGCGGCGCTCTCCTTGGATCCGGCGAGTGTCCGGCCGATCACTTACATTGCTTCGCTACTGGTTTTGCTGCTGCTTGACCTGGCGGTTTGTATGGCACTCTTTCGGGTAGTCTCGGCGGTCACCATGCCAAGAGGCGTGCTCTGGCAAACCGCCCTCATCGCTGCAGTGGGTTCCACTGTGTTACGCGCGCTCTCCAGCTTGCTGCTGGCAAATGTGGCCGGAAAGAACCCGCTGCTAGCGCCGTTCTCGGTGATTCTCGGTCTCTTCGTCTGGTTTTACCTGCTCTCGCAGGTATACCTCATCGCGGCAGGGTGGGGTGCGGTAGGCAAGGCCGATGCCGAGCAAGGCAGGACGACACAGCCAGCCTAG
- a CDS encoding response regulator, giving the protein MSRKSIRVLLADDHAAIRQGLRMILSAETDLEVVGEAADGNTAVQMSQQLEPDVLLMDIRMPGMDGVEATRRITEFGTAKVLILTTFDLDDYVLAALRAGASGFLLKSASAEELLNGIRKVNSGHSVLATEVTEVVIRNMRAAASASVHPKTEPDLGELTERELEVLKAVGAGWTNQQAARRLGIAETTVKTHVSRIFSKLGLVSRVQAAIFCLENGISTKPGRDQSDSI; this is encoded by the coding sequence ATGAGCCGCAAAAGCATCAGAGTGCTGCTCGCGGACGACCATGCGGCAATCCGGCAGGGACTGCGGATGATCCTCTCCGCTGAAACGGATCTGGAGGTGGTTGGTGAGGCAGCGGATGGCAACACAGCCGTACAGATGAGCCAGCAACTCGAACCGGATGTATTGCTGATGGATATCAGGATGCCGGGGATGGACGGGGTCGAGGCTACTCGTCGGATCACCGAATTCGGCACCGCCAAGGTGCTAATTCTGACGACTTTCGACCTTGACGACTATGTGCTGGCGGCGCTGCGCGCCGGGGCATCTGGATTCTTGCTGAAATCCGCCTCCGCTGAGGAACTGTTGAACGGCATTCGTAAGGTCAACAGCGGGCATTCCGTGCTCGCAACCGAAGTGACCGAGGTGGTGATTAGGAATATGCGGGCGGCAGCCTCGGCCAGCGTTCATCCAAAGACCGAGCCAGATCTGGGCGAGCTGACCGAACGCGAATTAGAGGTACTGAAGGCGGTGGGTGCGGGTTGGACCAATCAGCAAGCTGCACGGCGCCTGGGCATCGCTGAAACTACGGTGAAAACTCACGTCTCTAGAATCTTCAGCAAGCTAGGCCTAGTCTCGCGGGTGCAGGCAGCCATTTTCTGTCTAGAAAACGGTATTAGTACCAAGCCAGGCCGTGATCAATCGGATTCGATCTGA
- a CDS encoding citrate/2-methylcitrate synthase yields MLSVDDVIAKALGMRVSDIRDDLAYQSSPDWDSLGHVNIMSSIERAFQLEVAPEQVHQLRTVAEIKDFVAAGGKLQGTGSSQQTQPATVHRGLDGVEFDLSSITRIDGERGELEYRGFSIHDLVDRASAEEVMHLLIEGYLPSDQELAGLHGALLEGMNLASPITDLIRTFHQAHPLELLRTAVSALGMLSEASAQGVFDETVEQARVRGLSLLGAVPMILATQLALRQGRPLPRPRAEACYAENVLEALTGATPSPVAVKVFNRALVIHADHSSNASTFAARVATSTEAGIINAITAAIATFTGRRHGGASEGVLDVFDELDDPADAADYVARKHEAGEPVMGFGHRVYRVTDPRAGHLRDCVLELSGALGDSRQLDILDALSAAMAPRARHGVAPNVDLYAGLSYRLLGIPEDFAVAIFVLGRLPGWIAHVLEQRTNNVLIRPLLRYQQPDSALGRRQ; encoded by the coding sequence ATGCTCAGCGTCGATGACGTCATTGCCAAAGCGCTCGGGATGAGGGTTTCGGATATTCGAGATGACCTCGCTTATCAGTCCTCCCCCGACTGGGACTCGCTTGGGCATGTCAACATTATGAGCAGCATCGAGCGAGCCTTCCAGCTAGAGGTCGCTCCCGAACAAGTGCATCAATTGCGTACGGTGGCCGAGATAAAAGATTTCGTGGCGGCTGGCGGCAAGCTGCAAGGGACTGGTTCGAGTCAGCAAACGCAGCCAGCCACCGTGCACCGCGGTCTGGACGGCGTCGAATTCGATCTCTCGTCAATCACCCGCATCGACGGCGAGCGCGGCGAACTTGAGTATCGCGGTTTCAGCATCCACGATCTGGTTGACCGCGCCAGCGCGGAGGAAGTGATGCACCTGCTGATCGAAGGTTACTTGCCCTCTGATCAGGAACTTGCCGGGCTGCACGGTGCCCTGCTGGAGGGAATGAACTTAGCCAGCCCGATTACTGATTTGATCCGCACTTTCCACCAGGCGCACCCGCTTGAGCTGCTTCGCACCGCGGTTTCGGCACTCGGCATGCTCTCAGAGGCTAGCGCCCAGGGTGTCTTCGACGAGACCGTCGAGCAGGCCCGGGTTCGAGGACTGAGCTTGCTCGGCGCGGTGCCGATGATTCTCGCCACTCAACTCGCACTACGCCAGGGCAGGCCACTGCCCCGGCCACGCGCCGAGGCTTGCTATGCGGAAAACGTCCTGGAAGCCCTCACCGGGGCAACGCCAAGCCCGGTCGCCGTCAAGGTTTTCAACCGCGCGCTGGTGATCCACGCCGATCATAGCTCCAATGCTTCGACCTTCGCTGCCCGGGTGGCGACCAGTACTGAGGCCGGAATTATTAATGCCATCACAGCTGCTATTGCCACTTTCACCGGACGGCGACACGGCGGCGCTTCCGAGGGTGTGCTCGATGTCTTTGACGAACTTGACGACCCGGCGGATGCTGCGGACTATGTGGCGAGGAAACACGAAGCCGGCGAACCGGTGATGGGTTTCGGACATCGGGTCTACCGCGTCACCGACCCGCGTGCCGGGCATCTGCGGGATTGCGTGCTTGAGCTTTCCGGCGCCCTCGGCGATAGCCGGCAATTGGATATCCTCGATGCGCTCAGTGCGGCAATGGCGCCACGAGCCAGGCACGGGGTGGCACCGAACGTCGATCTGTACGCCGGGCTCAGCTATCGGCTGCTGGGCATTCCTGAGGACTTCGCGGTGGCCATCTTCGTGCTCGGCCGACTACCGGGCTGGATCGCGCACGTTTTGGAGCAGCGCACCAATAATGTGCTGATCCGGCCGCTGCTGCGGTACCAACAACCTGACTCGGCGCTCGGAAGGCGGCAGTAA
- a CDS encoding AMP-binding protein, which yields MTTSSLEKPLTPPSHAQDFQPLGSGLFQHARQHPRDIALRLGTRDYSYGELAATALRWASGLRSSAAQIRRVGILAYRNEVSYLGVAAALAAGAAFIPLNPKYPLARTKSMIAAAELDVILVDAASVLLLPELAEVIGAGTVLGFPQDTVSHIEALGLTDVVCLDSATLHFSRPLTEPVASAADDLAYLLFTSGSTGAPKGVPISHRNVRSHLSCNQQRYRITAQDRLSQTFEQTFDLSVFDMFMAWEHGAMLCPADPIELLDPASYIARNALTVWFSVPSVITAAERSAALRPDSMPSLRLSLFCGEALNEQQAVRWQAAAGNSVLENLYGPTELTIACSVYRWDPLSSPGECELGSVPIGELYPELTGFILDEAGHSQPIDPGLSGELCVTGPQMTTGYWHAPELDEGRFIDINGLRCYRTGDRVAVRSSGLVHLGRLDHQVQVGGHRVELAEVEAALRAEGCLQAVCLPSVDGAALHGFVISEAQDAELQQRVLKRLPNYMVPRSFSYLDEFPLNTNGKIDRAALAKLLSEEGL from the coding sequence ATGACTACGTCATCACTCGAAAAGCCTTTAACTCCACCATCCCACGCTCAAGACTTCCAGCCTTTGGGCTCAGGTTTATTCCAGCACGCACGTCAGCATCCACGTGATATCGCGCTGCGGTTGGGGACCAGGGACTACTCTTACGGCGAGCTCGCAGCCACGGCCTTACGCTGGGCATCGGGGCTACGCTCCTCCGCAGCGCAGATCAGACGGGTAGGTATTCTGGCTTACCGTAATGAGGTTTCGTACCTCGGAGTGGCCGCTGCGCTAGCCGCTGGTGCGGCCTTCATACCGCTGAATCCTAAATACCCGCTGGCGCGCACTAAATCGATGATCGCCGCCGCCGAACTCGATGTCATCCTGGTGGATGCCGCCAGTGTCCTGCTGCTCCCGGAGCTGGCCGAGGTAATCGGGGCTGGAACCGTCCTGGGCTTTCCGCAAGATACGGTTAGCCACATCGAAGCACTCGGGTTAACCGATGTGGTCTGTTTGGACAGTGCCACGCTGCACTTTTCCAGGCCGCTCACCGAGCCGGTTGCTTCCGCAGCGGATGATCTAGCGTATTTGCTCTTCACCTCGGGCAGCACCGGCGCCCCAAAGGGTGTGCCGATCAGCCACCGCAATGTGCGTTCGCATCTTTCCTGCAATCAACAGCGCTACCGCATCACCGCACAGGACCGACTCTCCCAGACTTTTGAACAAACCTTCGATCTATCAGTTTTTGATATGTTCATGGCCTGGGAACACGGCGCCATGCTCTGCCCGGCCGATCCGATCGAGCTACTCGATCCGGCAAGTTATATCGCTCGAAATGCCCTGACCGTGTGGTTTTCGGTACCCTCGGTGATCACCGCTGCGGAACGTTCAGCAGCACTGCGGCCCGATTCAATGCCGAGTCTTCGGCTCAGCCTGTTCTGCGGTGAGGCGCTCAACGAACAGCAAGCGGTTCGCTGGCAAGCCGCTGCTGGCAACTCAGTTCTGGAGAACCTGTACGGTCCCACCGAGTTGACCATAGCCTGCTCCGTCTACCGCTGGGACCCACTTAGTTCACCGGGTGAATGCGAATTGGGCAGTGTGCCGATCGGTGAGCTATACCCCGAGTTGACCGGTTTTATTCTCGATGAGGCAGGCCATTCGCAGCCCATTGATCCGGGTCTGTCAGGGGAGCTGTGTGTGACCGGCCCTCAGATGACCACTGGATACTGGCACGCACCGGAACTCGACGAGGGCCGATTCATCGACATCAATGGTCTGCGTTGCTATCGCACCGGCGATCGCGTCGCGGTCAGGTCCTCCGGCCTGGTTCATTTGGGTCGTCTGGATCATCAGGTCCAAGTCGGTGGACACCGAGTGGAGTTGGCTGAGGTGGAAGCCGCCCTACGAGCCGAGGGTTGTTTACAGGCGGTATGTCTACCCAGCGTTGACGGGGCAGCACTGCACGGTTTCGTGATCAGCGAGGCCCAAGATGCCGAATTACAGCAAAGGGTACTCAAACGGCTGCCAAACTACATGGTGCCCAGATCGTTCAGCTATCTCGACGAATTTCCACTAAACACCAATGGCAAAATCGACCGAGCCGCGCTCGCGAAGTTGCTCAGCGAGGAAGGTCTCTGA
- a CDS encoding DUF4166 domain-containing protein, with product MSSVWEAAHPGLLDQLHPRLQSYFSEIPVGQVGRGSGIFDRVGSPHRWLWPVFLVLSWDRIIFPVWQSEVRFEIENRPQTAQGVKLIRARRSFHFEAGSRVMIDAITAEPASKSTTRLVDYLGSSGRLAASLLVSAQNGQLELRSEAISVRLLGRRFTLPRVIAPTVQITEGVDESTGLQRISMELRQPQLGLLYQYQGRFNYQIESD from the coding sequence ATGAGTTCAGTGTGGGAAGCGGCGCATCCGGGTTTGCTCGACCAGCTTCACCCTCGGCTGCAGAGTTATTTCAGCGAGATTCCGGTGGGCCAGGTCGGCCGCGGCAGTGGCATCTTTGATCGCGTAGGCAGTCCGCATCGCTGGTTATGGCCGGTGTTTCTGGTGCTGAGTTGGGACCGGATAATTTTCCCGGTTTGGCAGTCGGAAGTGCGATTTGAGATAGAAAATCGACCGCAGACGGCCCAGGGCGTGAAGTTGATCCGTGCTCGTCGCAGTTTCCACTTCGAGGCGGGCAGCCGGGTGATGATCGATGCCATTACGGCGGAACCGGCTTCGAAATCCACGACTCGGCTGGTGGACTACCTAGGTAGCAGCGGCAGGTTGGCAGCCTCTCTTCTGGTCAGCGCCCAGAATGGCCAACTTGAACTGCGGAGCGAGGCGATCAGTGTGCGGCTACTTGGCCGACGGTTCACCCTGCCCCGAGTGATTGCGCCCACTGTGCAGATCACCGAGGGCGTCGATGAATCCACCGGTCTGCAGCGAATCTCGATGGAATTGCGACAACCGCAGCTTGGTCTGCTCTATCAATATCAGGGAAGGTTCAACTATCAGATCGAATCCGATTGA